The sequence CGAATTTTGGTAGCGTAACCAACATTTGATACATTATTCTAAATCGGTTTCTGAGCATTGCTTAACATTCTGGTCATGCAATAATAATAGGTCGTTTATTTGGTGTTTCCTGTATAGCTGAGTTAAAAGTTCAGAAGGACCATGAACCCAAATGATGCAAAGTAACTATGACTTAGATTATTATTGAAGGCGTGCCGCATTTGGGGTTAGTTTGAGTTCTGTAGTTGAAGTACTGTACAACTATGTAACAACCTTGATTCATCGTGGATATTCTATATTCAGAAAATACACGCTATTGAATTTATGGTGACCATGGTAACTGTAAAGGTGTGGATGTTTAGTTTTCCATTTCACTTTTATTCTAGTAGTAAAGAAGTAAGTTACACTAGGGCAAAGCTACTAGTTAGGAGGATTATTTAACGATGCTTTTAAGGTCACAAGTAATTTTAAGGCCTACTGTCTTGGGCAGAATGTAGTGGATTTATGGTGAGTTAAATTGCTTTGCATATAAATAGTTGGATGAGTAAACACTaattaacaaagaaacaaaactgaaggGAATTATTCTAACTTCCTCCTATGACGTACAATATGTCATTCGGTGACAAGTCCCTGTTactgtttctgtgttgtgttatgCTTATATATTTGAGTTGTCTCCAGGGGGTTGTCTATCAAATGAGTAAACCCAGATATTTTTCGAAATGTGTAAAAAAGTTGagggctaaaaaataaataaataaataaataaaaactactgtactatattttatatgagggaattttcaaaatgcatttggGAAATATAACTCGCTATTTCCTAGAACTTGTTTTGTAATGTccctactgttaaaaaaaaaaaaaagttttttttttttttttttttgccaggggCTTTCAGGAAAGGTTTGAGGTCATTTCTTGTTATACGATTTCggattatgtatttttatgtggCCAGGACGACTCACAGAAAATATATTTCCCCGCTTTTGCTTTGAAGTTGTTCAGGAACTGTTCTGTTCAAACCTGTCATTATCTAAATCAAATAATAATGGATTTGATCAGTGATTGTGGGTAACTGACATATATCTAATTATAAGAGTCTACATATATTCAGGGGGTCATTTATTATAAAAGGGAAGAGGTACTGCTGCCATTtgacaaaatagttttaaaaaagtatttttttttttgtaacttgtattgctttttttctattgaGATAAAGACTGTCATACAAGGCATTTTCAGATATTTATTCCTATTTTGAAACAGAAATAAGCCTTTGTGGCCAGTATTGACTGTATTTACGTTGCAAGATAGTGTCTCAGTTCACactacattattatattttttctcctTTAGTACTATGATGCTTCAACACCCTGGCCTGGGTCCCTCCGAGATCAGTGCTTCTGCTCTGGTACCTTGTTTGTCCCCTCCGGTGTCATTCGGCTTTGAAGAATTCACAAATTTTACCCCTTTGGTAAAGGAAGAGCTGAGGTTTGCAATCCATAACAAGCGTCTAGCAAACAGAATGAACCCAACAATGGAGTGCATGACCATGAACACTGAGCGACCCACAGAACATCCATGTGTAAAGAAAGAGGTATATACAGTTTATTTACTTGAGAACTGTACAGTTTTAGAACTTGCATTCCTCATGCTTCAGTCTTCTTTCCAGgtatattaagattttttttttatgataattacCTTCCAAAAATTAATTGAGCTTTCTTAACcctatgttttgtttaatatagcACCGAATAACCTCTTAAGTTGcattaataacagtgtaataACAAAATAACTATCATCTGATTTCCTGTTAGATTTTTGAAATTTATTTTGTTCAGATCATGTGTCTCTCCGTGGTAGCACTTCTCTTCTTTATGATGAATTTATGTTAGGTTTGGGTTTGTGGAATGTATAATTAGTTCACGTTTACTAGTTCCATTTTCATTATGTAACTTCAGTGTTATTAGTGAACCATTATATTCTATATACTTTACTCATCAATTTCCAAAGAAtgattgctgttttttattgtgGTTCAACACATTCCAACCAAAATAAAGTGAAATAAGATAAGTGTGAGTACATCAGACTGCTGCAATGATGAATTGCTTCATTGACTCATTTGATTTAGAAGGGAAGATGGGATAATCTGTAGTTTTTGATAGAAGCAAGTcagaattaaaatgtaactggtgtgtaagtgtttaacattaaccaaaatacaaatgaaatacaaaaatatcttATCTTCTGTTATTCACTTCTTTATGAAATAATGGTATCTAAAGAGGAAGTTATTTGCATGTAGTACAGTTGCAAAATACCATATTTCTCCTTACCACAACTTTTGGTTTGGCACAAACTAAGTTAAATACATACCAGCCACAAAGCTGGTTCAATATACAAcactttctgtaaataaaaaaagtaatttcaactTTAGAATGTTACACCACTGTTTCACAACTAAACCTGTAAATCTTATTTGTGAGGGGGTGGTACAGGTGGTTCAGTGAATGTAAAAGGTTGCTAAAAATAATACCTGATGGGCTGAGAAAGGGAAGAGTGTTCTCAATATCAGAGGAATAATAACATGAGAATCACCTTGTCAAGAAGAAATCCACCTTTACATTATCGGGATTTCTTTTTTCACATGTCtgcattaaattatatttagcaTTGCTATTGATCGTTATTGGACACATACTTAGTTTCCTGTTAGGTTTCTACAAATAAAGTAatccctgttatttattttacagattgccCCTGAAGAAAGCGAAAAGAGAAAACGACGAAGGGAAAGAAACAAAATAGCTGCCGCCAAATGCAGAAACAAAAAGAAGGAGAGGACAGACATCTTACAGAAAGTAAGTGCTTCTTGGGTAACAAATGAGCAAGTGATAAGACCATCAAATACTATTCAGGAAAAGCTACCTCAGGCATCCTACAATAAATAGAGAGAGATGTAATTATTGAAGTGGGTTCTgttgtgtacagctatggccaaaagttttgaatcacccaGTAGAAtgatctaattttgcttcataaagtcgaatgaaacctgctgaataatactacattaacatatagaattacatattgctttgtagttttccatatacttaaagaaaaactgacaaaaattgcaaaatgtgacatttcaaaatttaacatgaaatactgtactaatattatggcttctggtagacttttgcaatatcattttgtagtttcttgattaaatgatattaaataaaatatctaaattatgttctataGTTAATTATGTTGCAACCGGAAATTCTAcgtgaggcaaaacttttggccatagctgtaggttacAGGTTGATAAGATAATTACTTCTCAGGATAGCCAGTGTCTCATGCAAAGACCTATCTAAATTTCTAAATGCATCAAAAATTGCATAGAAGAAATATCAAATTGAAGTATGTGCTTTTTAAATGACTAAACACACATGGCAAAGtcttttgcatttatatttttcagtCAAATATTTGCATATTAAGAAAAATGTGGTGTTCAAGTTCAgtaacatactttttaaatgaaaacttcaAGAGCATCTAAATGTGTAAAAGTTTAAGTAAGGCCTAATTTATTGTACAGGTTTTGTGTCATAGCCAGAATAGATAAGGATTTCTGGTGTTAGTTTTTAAGGCATCAGCTAATTCATTGTTTATGTTGTAAAAAATATGGATTTGAGTCTatttcaagatttaaaaataaacattaaaatgtcaTGCAGATGATATACACTGtacagcaggggtggccaaagtcagccctggtctttgttccaaacctgttctaaatggtttaattgaaccaatccaTCCACACCCTAAACTATTGAACAATTTCATTagacctgttaaacctggagtggaacggccctccaggactgtgattgaaCACCCCTGTAATACAGTAAGGAAGGGTTATTACCAGTTACTGTACAAGCTTAGGTTCAGGTTCAGTCTCCAGCACTACAATATACTGATGAAGCAAAACCAAACAGGCAGATTAAAAATCTCAAATTGCACAACTTCTTGTAGGAGTTGGAAGGAAAACATGCTAACTTCTTCCAGGAGGGTGTGTTGTGTTTAATGGCAGCCCTCCAGCAggataaaaaaagcaaaatacaattgTGTGCACTTCACTTAGACATTAAGCCACAGCTGCATTTTTCATCACAGTGGAATTGCCCTGGATTTCATCACCCACCATAATTTATAATTGACATACAACTTGTACTTCAGCATCATGAAAGTTTCATGCACAATCTGTTAAACTAAAACGTACTGTATTTCTTTACCTTGTTTAGGAATCAGAAAAACTGGAATCCATCAACGCTGGCCTGAAATCCCAAATCGAGGAGCTAAAGTCAGAGAAGCAACAGCTGGTCTACATGCTAAACCTGCATCGACCGACCTGCATTGTCCGAGCTCAGATCGGAAGGACCCCAGAGGATGAGAGGAACCTCTTCATTCAACAGATCGCTGAGGGAACGCTACAGGGCTAGAAAATCCATATTCAAAAAGACTAAAACACAACTTATTGTCTGTCTTCATCTGTGGACACCACTGTCTAATGTCCTGAAGATCTAGCGTCGTCTGCTGCAGTTATTATATTAACCTACTGGCAAAGACATTAGGAATAAAAATCTGCACTGTACACAAAAAAAGGATCACTTTGGCCCATTAGGGACTGCTGTAAACTGTAAACATGGGTTGATGTATTGAACAGCCAGAGGCCTAAGTTAACTGAAGGTTGTATTTTACTATCTGGGGGAAATATAACAAACACCCTACTCTAAGTTTGTACTAATCACTCGATATTAGAAATCTGTATCTTCATGCTTGCCCTGCACCAGTATCAATTGGTGCTACTACTAAGGAATGGATAACCTAAAGTCTATGGATAGGTAACGTCTGTCTCTTCTGCAAGGAGGCATGTTTAACTGTCCAATAGCTTAAGAGTTGTGTTATATCAGCTGCTCAGCTGTTTTTTTATGGTTGGAAACACAGGTTGACCTTGATATAAAATTTGaatcctgatttattttttcatacaaCTTTATTTATGCCTAATTGAGTTACTGTAGCTGGACGTGTCCCATGGTCAAAACTATTGCTTTCAAGTTTGCGTCGGGGTAGTACGGATTCATAATCAACAGTTCCTAAATGCATGATTGCACACAGTATCTTTACAATGTGATTATGCATTTACACAAATGAATGGCAGATTATTGTGTGATATTTATGGTAATACCAAAATCCATTTTAGATACACATGCAATAAATGAGAAgcaaactattaaaataaacacagctccagtcttggggggaggggggcggggggatTGCAATCAATTTGAGTACTCGAAAGGGTAAATCCTACgtgttctaaaataaaatgaaatgttaaattgTGATTCAAGAGAAGTAAATTCTTTACAATAAGGGTCAGTTAAGGTAGCATATAGTGACTGTTATAAGAATTATTAAAGACGCAGGCGTCCTGCTTTTTATTGgcttcattttattattgttgcaTAGTATAGTTAATTTACGTATCAGCATGCTAGTCGTGACTAAGGTACTActgaatattttaacagaaaGGGAAGCTAAATGGTTTGAGTCAATTTCTTTATATGATTACATTGTGTTAAACCATCGGTGGTATTATTCTGGGTTCAAGCTGTCTAAACTATTTAAGAGTAATAGGCTTAAGCACTTCATGGACGTTAAATTCATGTCTACTGTATTCAGGTAAAACCTAAGATACTCTACAGAAATGCATTAAGGAGACATTTCTATACTGTGTATGTGAATTGTTTTTgatactttaataaaaaaaatacattgttcatTAACAGTTTTTGATGTTTATTTgcatatacagtcaaacctgtattaagtcACCTGCCTATTGTACATCTAATTTTGCTGTCTTTCATTCAGTCAAATAATAAGAACAGAAGTTTCTGTACATCCAGGACAGgtgtctgtgcgctgcgtggtgaaggcccggtgagtgcaggctgccttggtggtttatgtaggctaccactgtagtattgtccgtccggaccagcacatgtttgcgcgctaactgctggcgaaaatgagataacaccaggtttactgcttgcagctcttgggcatttatgtacACTTGTTGCCattgtcccttccactgacctcttattcctctcccattcgaTACCATTCCAAAGTCCAGGCTTGAagtgtctgtagtgaccacttcccttctgtgaggggatctgaggggagatccaAGGCACAGATTGACCgaacggagccaccactccagtgtcttccggcattgtctggacactcgcaccagtcggtaccaatctcggaccgAGTGCTCCTTGAGCGTGTTCGGGAGCATTCTCAgtagccctagtggaaggattctcgtgGCAATtaccatcagccccaacaacctttgatatattctgacctgtaggagagcatcctctctgaatagggagagtgtggcttccaatgtctgaatcctgtcttccaacagtgaggcaagcatgctcacagagttcagtttgatccccaggaacactgtggactgagacagtatgaagttgctcttctgttgatgtatcgagagccaTAGCTTCGTCAGATGATCTATGATCTGGTTATGTGTGCCTCGGCGCATGCTTTGGAACaccacaaactagccaatcatccagatagttcaggatccgaacaaccccgcagcctgagtggagccagtactgtatccatgcactttgaaaatgggcggggcgccagcgagaggccaaatgacAGCAGGCATAAttcatacgcgttgccttgaaaggcgaagcgcagatactttctgtgcgcgggacagaTTGGGTCATGGAAGTagacgtcttgcaggtcgatcgatgtgaaccagtgcCCAGTTGAACAggctggaggatacgctgtgctgtcaacatgttgaacttcctctgtttgagaaacatgttgaggaccctgaggtccagaataggcctgaaaccgccatccctcttgggcaccaggaagtacctggattaaaagccgctgagggcatcgcttggatttACCAAGTGCACAGCGTTCTgctgttgaagattggtgatctcctgttgaggGAGTATTGTGTGcttgctggttcgacggtggtgaggagcacacccttgaagggtggcgggcctaagtggaattgtagagcgtatctgtgtctcattgtcgatagcacccaggagtcctgggtgcagcctttcCATGGGTCGTTGtctttggtcagtccggttgtgaggggggtttgtggcagctggggcccctcaggggtggcCTCCCTTGGgtttgggagggggcgggtctttcttaggccagctggagaaccggttacctcTGGCCGGTGGTGGTCCCTTGCCAtcagctcttcctctgcctgtttgtctgttctggggtggagggcggcgttCTGGCCCCATTGCCCCTACAAgttgtgaaggccaccttgggtgCTGGCAGTAAGCCGGAAGGCACAagaatttggaggcgacctctgtggccttgtgggacctctcaaggctcacatcaatggtcaccccaaatGTCTGttccggtgtaatgggggcatccattAACtccaccttctcagtctccacgaccttggcttgtgtcagccacaaatgccggcgagcggccaccatcgcTGCCAGTGACCTCCCTGGTACCTGACCTAACTctcccattaggtcagtcatcgcctttgctaccgcctggagctcccctgtgtctgcttttGTAGCCCTTTCCTGTAgtctctctgctaactgggtctggtagagcaccagtatagccatggcatccGCTGCTCGAACTGACAGTGCTGCCGATGTGTACACCTTCTTGAGCATCGCAtctgttgtcctgcaaggcttggatggacaggttgggtccttatcccccttgatgaaggtggaaccttgcaccaataccgtgaccgtgtcccccatagtggggaatgtgcctaggcccgcttcttgggctcctgcagtgggttacactgggttgctccaggaggagcacaccaatCCTGGCATAAGGAGAGGGCCTGCTGTGGGTGCCTTTTTTGCTGCAGAAACTggtttccctttccctcctgttctgccggccagggaacgtccatggctgcagctaCACACTGCATGAGTGCCCAGAACTCTTCCCTTTGcgacacatgcggcaggggcAGTAAGGAGCCCCCCGTTTGTGGCTTGCTCGATAGATATGGTTGGGTCATACATGTCTGACCTCAAcactgtgaaggacagctcgtctgggctaggaggtctaggtgctggggatggggaacgagactgtggaagttggggctgcccagTGGTTGGGGGCAGTTGGCCCTACGATTTGAGTAGGGTCTCTAGCATcatctgctgagcccttacaatCTCCACCAGCTCAGGAAAGCGTTGCTCAGCCAAGCTTGGGCGCCTCCAAGGCAACTCCGATGGGGATCATCTGCACCTGCGTGGGGAAGGAGAGAGAGGTAGTGGaagagagtaatggctgcttgccaatctTGCAAGatgggttgaaaccagctctagtcagtaaactgacaagACAATcaggcaggagcactctcaatAACGCTCGTAAGCGTGATTTTACCATGAAAGAAATTTTTAAATTTGAAGGTAGAACCAACAAATCcgccaaattcggacaaagaaagcatgaggcaatctgtgacctgtctcagtgaagtgaaagagaaaatggcgatatgctactgtgaggacatccctcttcagcaggaggtgggagggacctcctcctcacagcagggccatgatagggcagcttttttatatatgctcagtgattggcggacAGAGaggggctcttcccattcagtaatggttgtcattccactgaaAGGGAAACCCTGCTTTATGTGGTAATGGTTATGAaaagttatttatatctaaaatacaaaaataagtttaaataaacacttgcagattaaaaactttttttttttttctgtaaggcaCTTGACTTAAGCGTCACAAAGATTGAAACCATatgtttattgatattttaaatatttaaacatatatacattaaacatgtttcttctccttTATaggtatttgtttaacctgcatgaataccgtctttgtttacaaacacaattgTTAAAGTATTCTATGgtttactcgttattattatcattgtcattattagtCTCTAGTCCCTAtccattaccagtaaagactgaaaatTAGTATTACCCCTTCTCTTTGAAGATCACCAAACATATGGCTATAGCAAAACTCTTAAATCACATGTAGCTACGGCAACTTAATTAAGGGACGCATCCTAatctaaatacaatacaatacaagatCATATCTCAAATACACTTGCTCAAAAACATGCATGATTCAAAATAAACCATGGCTCTATTGCCAGTAGcgtaacattaacaataataattccAATAACATCCACTTAAAGATTAGTGAGGGTCTCGTCCTCACATTCTGACTCTTGTATTATTTCCAGTTACTTAATATATGTGTACTTTACTGTAGGTTGGAGCAATACATTGTCATAATATATGAATACTGTCATATTGTCTAGAGCTAAATATTTAAGTATACAGCtaaaaaatacaactttcagAGTCTATGACTGCTCAATTACTTTTTTCCATGCAGCACAAGCTGACCTTGTAATGCACTGTCAAGGGTGGAGTTTGGTTTGGTAAGCAGGATGCATGAGCACTTTTGGTTTCTGGTGATGTCAGGGCTCTACCAGGGGTAGAGGGCtgggttttattatttacagaaagttGGTGCAGTTGTAGTGTTGGTGGACGGGACTAGGGTACCAGCATTGGCAGCCGTAGCGCGGGAGGATATATATCATGCAGTACatgaatacaaaatgcaaaacaaaacactttacaaaaacaagaaaacaaaaggtggccaagctcgaGCCATGCGCTACCTCCTACTagcataaactaaataaacactgGTGGGATTATAATCCCCTCAATTAATTCCATATTAAGTATACCAAGGATTCCGGTTCTACACGCGATGGTCCTCGGTCTAGGTTCACTCACATTGGTTTAACACAGCATGTAGCATGTAGCAATACAGCACACAGCATGGAACAGCACAGAACCCAGGAAGTGACTTTCCAgtccctttttaaaggcaggtgaccagggtAAATTGATTGTCAATTGTTCCATTCACACCTAGTAACCTGGTGTACACTGAATTTCAATTAGACAgactgttttagaaaaaaatacaaattaaacccaTTTTTCAGCTACAACCCCACCAAGCCATATTTATAATCAACACAAAATCATCTTTTACGGGTGCAAGCCTCAGCCCTGCCATACTATGGCAGTCAAATAGATCCCCAGcactgctgtaaatacaaaaatagatcCATGAAACATggacaaaaataaattatcatgACCTACACTTACTATACCCATGTGTAAAAATCTAAGTTTTACATAAACACGGACCCCCAAATTCTTATACAACCAATACCTTGCGCTAAGAATGTTCTTAACATGTATCATCAATTTTAGATTAGTGGTTCTGCAGATATTTGTTAAAATGTGAGTGTGCACTACAGACAGTAGGACAGACATATATCCTCACATTCTGATAGACGCAATAACATGGGCTAAAGAGAGTCCCaagcaagtttaatcacaattggacatATGTACATACAAATAGTATTAGCTGTGATTGAAGACATTTTCAACACAGTTTCTATTTGATTCCTGGCAGTTCCTCAGTGAGTGTGGTCATTCTATCACCTTGGATTTCAGAAAGATTTACACAAACAAGTCCATAGAATGCATGCTTCTACTTACAGCGTTAATCGCAAACTGATGGAGCGTTTCAAACGTCAACTATAGTACAGATGATTTTCTTTCTCCGCATTTTCACATTTAACAGCCTTCTCTGGCACCTTTAGCTTGATCATGCTGTACATTGCCTACTACAGTTTCtcatatttgttttgcatgtcGACTCACCCTTGCTGACTCATTGGTTGTGGATTACTGGCAGCTGGGATGACACAAAGTGACCAAATAAAAATTGGTAGCTCTCTCCTGAAGGTATAACTATATTAGATGTTGAATAATCCTTCTGTTTCACACTCAAGATactggtttgtttaaaataattgtcaaaaCTATGAGTCATGTCTTTGGACATTTTATCTCTCTTACCTCAATTGCtgacatttcttttgaaatgtcacaGGTGCAGCTCATTTAAACTTGAGGTGGGGTTGAGTTCAATACAAGTGCCAGTATCTTAGTGACATACAGTACTTCCCTGTCACAGCCATATACACAATTAGTATTGATCCagcttgtaaaaatgtaagtgagaCGTACAATAAATACCCTCAGTAAATACCCTGATTCTGATATTGCCAATAACATCACACATTTTATCACACTTGGATATTAAGTTTTTTTAGATGTACACTTTTAATCACATGTTATGACATTGGTCATAAATCAACTCGGAATTTCTCAACATTTAATCAAGATCATTCACCAAGAGAAAAAGCATGTCTAAACGACTGGATACACGGCACGATGCCAGGCAACATTTTACTGGCAACATCTCCTTCAATGGTAAGCCAGGGTCTCCGcacacatttatttcagttttagggccaatttaaaaacctgttctgtctgaaatgtgcacagtatgcctctttacaATTTAAGAAATGTTCCTTTTTCATTTGAGAGttgacattttagaaaaaaaggcgGGCAAAGGTAATCGTGTACAATGCGGGAGGCGGACGGAAATTCAAAAGTGGATGTCTGCAGCCAGCAAAGGTTTAAGTACgcagtgtttgttgtgttttcatGTGGTTACGTACTCTGTGTGAGAGAGTATTTGTGATTGTTGCATTGAGGGCAAATAATGTTGCGTTTCTTGCTGAggtgtgtgttgttattgtttagcAGATGTAGGGCCCTGTGAAGTCTATGTTATTATGTTGCATTTCTCTTGATTTCCGTTTTAAAAATAACCGATATCGGATTTCCACATAAAATTAAACCTGatacataatcaaaacaaaatgcctaATATGTCAAAAAGTTACACAAGGAGGCAAGGGGGTTTCGTGAACAGGTGGGTTGGGTGACGGGTGTGCCCCGTCAGACGTTTGTGCC is a genomic window of Polyodon spathula isolate WHYD16114869_AA chromosome 6, ASM1765450v1, whole genome shotgun sequence containing:
- the LOC121317088 gene encoding cyclic AMP-dependent transcription factor ATF-3-like — encoded protein: MMLQHPGLGPSEISASALVPCLSPPVSFGFEEFTNFTPLVKEELRFAIHNKRLANRMNPTMECMTMNTERPTEHPCVKKEIAPEESEKRKRRRERNKIAAAKCRNKKKERTDILQKESEKLESINAGLKSQIEELKSEKQQLVYMLNLHRPTCIVRAQIGRTPEDERNLFIQQIAEGTLQG